The DNA window AGTATTTGCCGAGCTGTAGTGTCTGAAGCTTTTAATAATTATACTAGGTCTCCACATCATTATTTGAAAGCTAAAGTGAACATAGAAAAGCGTTAATTTTTATAAGTTCCTACCAGAAACATGTTTGGTCTTTATCCTCAGGTTTTGGCACAGGAAGCCTAGAATCCCTCACATTTGGGGAGTGAGAAAGAGTGAGGGGGAATATCTTTCTATATCCTAAGCCCTGCTTCCATATTTTTAACCCCTGCTTGAGACAGGGGATTTCTCAAGATGTCCCTATGTATCCCAGGGTGACTCGAGTTCACTGGGTAGCTCCAGGCTAGTCTCCAACTCAAAGCAatccacctcttgagtgctgggatcacaggcactcACCACCTCAGCTGGTTCAAAAGCCAAATTCAACCGTATCAGGGGCTTATATAATGATGACTCTATAAAAGCTCTAAATCTAGGGTTCAAAGTTCAGAGAGCTTTCTGATAGCTGAACATCGACATGCCGGGAACATGCCCAAAGGTAGCACATGGGATTCCGTTTATCTCataccttgctttctttcttccttttatttttttttttcagctgttcCTTGGGAGGTAGGTGGGGGGGGGCTTCCCTCTTTCTCACCTCTCTCTACGTCACTATTTAACTCAGGCTATCcctgaatcctcctgcctcagatcccCAAGGTTTGGGATTACAAGTTTCCAGCACCATGGTGAGTTCAGAGCTGAGCCCTTTAGAATAAAGTGGCAATAATACATAGGGAACTTTCCCTGGCTCTCTGAGCTACTCCAGCAAATCACTGAGCGAAGGAAAGGCTTTGTCTGGCAGCTGGTTAGCTAAAGTACATGTCACATGTGGCATTAACTCTGGTGCCTGGCTAGCTGGTGCCACAGCTCTAGGATAGGGGTCTTAAAAGTTAGAGGACTGTTTGATGTGAGGGGAACTCACACATTTGCTGTCATAAGTAAGGTACATgaaaggcactttttttttttaagtttttgggGTGTGGGGGTTGATACAGGTTGACGTAGCCTGGGCTGGCATTGAATTAGATGTGTtaccaaggatgaccctgaacgaCTGGTCTTCCTGCCTACACctaccaagtgctgagattacaggaattCCCAACCAAGATTCgtgtctttttatttccttctgctTACCCTTCCTGCTAATCCATTTGTCACAGCCTCTCTGTAGCGCAGAGATTTCCAGTTTTTGTTCCACAAGACGAAACACGTCAGAAAACTCTCTACTCTCTGTGATTAGTATCCAAGGTTCATTTCTTCAGCAGATTTTTGGGGCCCCCAGGGAAATCCCATCAGAAGCCCCAGGGCCTCAAGAGAGTGttccaggcaggcagagagaagcaacTCAGCTCAAAGCATCAGGAACTGCAAACAAGTTGGGAGAGAAACCAGCCCTTGGAGGAGAGCCTTTATTGAGAATTTCCTCTGATTTAGCTGAAGACACTCAAGTCTCTCCTTTTTGGGCAGAATTCTCTTTCCCAAACCAATGCTATCATGCCTTTATTAAGAATGTATATGAAGAGTTTGGGGCTTCATCAACAGGCTCCAGACCAgtgtggcaagatggctcagcagtatcCTCCAAGCATCAGGTCTATAGGAAAGAGGCTGTCGACAGACAGAAATCACCATTGCCTCGCACCAGCCAGCTCCCTCATGGCCGGGACCAGGAAGCTCCTCCCTGGCCTCCGTGGCATAGAGGCCAGACCAAGGAAGAGTGGACATCAGTTCTCATCTTATCCATGGACCAAAGGGCCAGGGATTACTCTTTAAGTTGATATTAAATGATTCGTTGTTATTGTGTAAGGAGTGTAGGTGGTATAAATGATATtttgctcaatcttcattcattTCAATATGTAGAGACCATTTCTCAGCAATGTTAGCTTACTTGAAAACCAtcacttttatttaatttctcgTTAAAACCTCCAGTGTAATGGTGGTATTCTTTCCTGTCCAGAGTCATTGTCTTCATCTCTTAACTTTATAAACActaggaagggaagggagaaccTGGGAGGATGATCAAGTGAATTTAGAATAAGTCACTTGGGGATAAGAAGCAAGGAAGAATAGGTTTGTTTCCAGAGATACGTACCAAGCGTGCTCAAAGCTGGCAGGAGAGCAGGAAGACATCATCCTTGCAGGTGCGTGTGCCCTGGGGGCGGTGACAGCAGCAGAGCAACTCAGTGTGGGTGCTGCCTCAAGGTGAGGGCAAGGTCAGGAGGAGGAAGGCTGGGTTAGCGTCAGCTGGAATTGGTTCTCCCGCCACCATGCAGTTCCTCTGCCACCTTccccaggccagcttgggcttaCATTCACGCTCCCCCAGGGgaggaaaaacaaaccaaacaacaacaacaaacccaaaacacCAGTGGGGGTTCAGTGGGCCCCGCCTGAGGgcttttttattgttataattatTAAACATGCTAAAGTCACATAGAGTGGCTGTTTTGCCCTGACTCCACAGTGGGGTGGCTGAGAATTATAGGGGTGTCATTTGGCTCACACGGaacagggggtggggtgggggggcgaCTAGAGATGGGGACGGGATGGGTTAAGAGGTAGGCAGGTTAGCGAAGGCCAGATTGCCCCTCACGTAGTATTTATTTCACAATAGCACATCGCCTCAGACATGttgtcctcctctgcttttctttccttcttaaatGTCTGTTAGTTTTCATTTCATTCCTACGGCCCCTGGACCTTCTGCCATCTCTGGCTCCTCTGATCTCAGTCTGGACGatgaaggaagcttttccttgccCCTACCAGCCCCAGTTTTCTTTCCTTCGAAAGAATCTACTCAGCATGCACTAATGTATTAAGCTTCTTTGTTTGCTGCAGGGataggttttttggttttgtttttttttgtttttttttgttttgagacagggtccctctatgtaaccctggctggctgggAATTCACCtcgttgaccaggctggccttgaacagagatccatttgcctctgccttcccagttctaggactaaaggcatgcaccaccacactctgCAAGCTCCTTGATTTAGGGCTGCCCAGAGGGAAGGCAGCTGCGCCGTGACTGAATCACGGGAGATGGGAGGGGTGGTGCAGCAGGATCTGAAGTGTTGCCTGGAGGGTGAATGTTGCAACTGGCAGAGACTACCTTTACTCCACCCTGAGACTCTTCTGCGTTCTTCTCCTCCTGCCCTGAGCACTAGGGGTTTAGTCAACCTCTAAACCTTTCGTTCTCCGAAGGAGAGTGATCCCACTTAGCCTAATGACTACTACCAACTGGAGTCTTCATCTTCTCACGTCCTTGTGCCTCTCTCTACTACTGTGATGGCTTAAAGAAGCCTGAGAAAAGGATCTACAAAGGTTAAGCTTGCCTCTGGGAGAGGCTGGAGGGATAAAGGGACAAGACACATGAGAGTCAGAGCGGTGGAGGGGAACGAGGAAGTAGAAAGGTGAAGGGAAGGCCCGCCATTCAGGAGCTGgaatcctttttccttttctggaaTCGCCTGAACTTGCCCTGGATTGCAAGGGCAGCCTTCTCTGTCTCTGGCGCTGTCAGGTCAATGTcaatttcttcctcctcctcagccttCTTGATGCTGCCAGCCTTCCCTGTAAACAGTTGGAGACACATTGATGAGTCAACCCAATGATTCCAGACCTTTCCTCCAGATCTCAAACACAGCACTTAGATTCCACTTTTGCCTAGACTCTTTGGGGCCCCCCAGAATTCTCAAGGACTACAGATGACTGATGAGTCTAAAGGTTAGGATGCTAGGATTGGAATTAGCATAGCTACCTCAAAAAGTTTTGTTATTCTTGGATGAAATGGCAAATCGCTGGTTTCTGTCATCACTGATTCCTAAATCTTATAGTACAAATCCCAAGGCAGACTTCCTTCCTTCAAGTTTTAATGGAAAACAGTGGCCTGGATTATCTGATGAGTTTCTTCTTATCACTCAAAAATGTTTTGTTTCGGGGACATGAaggctgaagtgaccacctcctagccaggcaggactagtggaaggagggaagcaACAACCCACCGACAAAACCTTTGTTCCAAAAATtaacctgcctacaagaagttcagggataaagagggaacagagattaaaggagtgtccaaccaataactgacccaacctgagatgcaccccatggtagagagccagcccgtgatactattaatgatgctttgctatgcttgcagacaggagcctaacttgactgtagtcAGGGAGGCTCCAGCAAGAAGCGGATCAAGACAgacgctgggacttgcagccaagcatgggctGGAGCTACgggaatcctgtggaagtgttgggaggggggaggggggaaatggaaggacctgaaggagacaggaaatgcacaaggagaccaaaagagacaactaacccagtcccatggaagacttacagagactgagacatcaactaagaagCATGCATGGTCTCAACCTAGGCCCTGTGCATATATGTGGCCAATGAGCAGTTTGatcttcatatggggcacctgtAAAGTAGAggcaggggctgtttctaacatggactctattgcctgcttttggatcatttcccaCTGTCAGCgatgcctggcctggcctcaggggatgaggatacgctcagtcctgatgtgactggatGAACTGGGGCAGGTTGATAAGGGGAGAGGGAgcttccccttttctggggagaaagggagaggggaaagaggagaagggggaggactggaaggagaggagggaagggccacccctgggatataaagtaagtaaattgaaattaaaaaaaaataataaaatatatgttttgttgagctagagaaatggctcagtggttaagagcacttggtgctcttgcaCGAGgtccaggttccattcccagcatccacttg is part of the Meriones unguiculatus strain TT.TT164.6M chromosome 11, Bangor_MerUng_6.1, whole genome shotgun sequence genome and encodes:
- the Pcp4l1 gene encoding Purkinje cell protein 4-like protein 1 → MSELNTKTPSATNQASDPEEKGKAGSIKKAEEEEEIDIDLTAPETEKAALAIQGKFRRFQKRKKDSSS